A region from the Lutra lutra chromosome 1, mLutLut1.2, whole genome shotgun sequence genome encodes:
- the FETUB gene encoding fetuin-B has protein sequence MGLLLPLLLCTLAACCRARSVPGKPPPLGVLSRGCNDSDVLTVAGFALQDINRDRKDGYVLSLNRVSDVREHRQDPGSVFYLTLDVLETDCHVLTRKVWKDCGVRYIHRSVYGQCKAIYYVNRPERILYLAAYNCILRPVSRRRIHTMCPDCPFPTNLSDPEYLEAALESLAKYNSESPSKQYSLVQVTQASRQWVVGPAYFVEYLIKESPCTKSQASNCALQPPDSEPVGLCTGSVTQTPMEKFVSVSCNFFEQQGPAPGGEADAANQGPEHLPGVGESQQKVVVDPTPGLPRKAVPKGSVQHLPDLDDEKKPEDAEENQHAEAFPVKLDLTTNPWGETLDVSFLFMGPAEQKLLVLPFPKDERCSAECPGPAQQNNPLILPP, from the exons ATGGGTCTGCTCCTACCCTTGTTGCTCTGCACACTGGCTGCATGCTGCAGGGCTAGATCTGTACCCGGGAAACCACCCCCCTTAGGTGTGCTCTCCCGTGGTTGCAATGACTCAGATGTTCTGACAGTCGCAGGCTTTGCCCTTCAGGACATCAACAGGGACCGAAAAGATGGCTACGTGCTGAGCCTCAACCGAGTGAGCGATGTCCGTGAACACAGACAG GACCCGGGATCTGTGTTCTATCTCACACTGGACGTATTAGAAACGGACTGCCATGTACTCACCAGGAAGGTGTGGAAGGACTGTGGGGTGAGGTACATTCATAGATCG GTTTATGGTCAGTGCAAAGCAATATATTATGTTAACAGGCCAGAAAGGATTCTCTACTTAGCTGCTTATAACTGTATTCTTCGCCCAG TTTCTCGAAGAAGAATTCACACAATGTGCCCtgactgccccttccccaccaacTTGTCAGATCCTGAGTATCTGGAAGCTGCCCTTGAGTCTCTTGCAAAATACAACAGTGAGAGCCCCTCAAAGCAGTATTCTCTTGTCCAAGTCACCCAGGCTTCTAGACAG TGGGTGGTTGGCCCTGCCTACTTTGTGGAATATTTAATCAAAGAGTCACCATGTACCAAATCCCAGGCCAGCAACTGTGCACTTCAGCCCCCTGACTCTGAG CCTGTTGGTCTTTGCACAGGTTCCGTGACTCAAACACCAATGGAAAAGTTTGTCTCCGTGTCTTGTAACTTCTTTGAACAACAG GGCCCTGCCCCTGGAGGGGAAGCCGATGCTGCTAACCAGGGACCTGAACATCTCCCTGGGGTGGGAGAGTCCCAGCAGAAAGTCGTCGTAGATCCTACTCCCGGCTTGCCCCGCAAAGCTGTGCctaaaggatctgtccaacaccTCCCCGACTTGGATGATGAGAAGAAGCCCGAGGATGCTGAGGAAAACCAACATGCTGAGGCCTTCCCTGTGAAACTGGATCTCACCACAAATCCTTGGGGAGAAACATTGGATGTGTCCTTCCTTTTCATGGGGCCTGCGGAGCAGAAGCTGCTTGTCCTGCCTTTCCCCAAGGATGAACGATGCTCTGCTGAGTGCCCAGGACCAGCCCAGCAGAATAACCCTCTTATCCTCCCACCATGA